A single window of Cytobacillus dafuensis DNA harbors:
- a CDS encoding GNAT family N-acetyltransferase: MIYRKANQKDYVTILNIWEESVLATHHFLTDTDRVEIKKEIPSYFQHLNIQLWYEKDDLIGFSAVNKQHLEMLFLKPNKTGKGYGKAIIYSLIKDFDIKTVDVNKDNKNATKFYINNGFLIVNETETDSSGRPYPILHLKLI; the protein is encoded by the coding sequence ATGATATATAGAAAAGCAAATCAGAAAGATTATGTTACTATTTTGAACATATGGGAAGAGTCGGTTTTAGCTACTCATCACTTTTTAACAGATACGGATAGAGTAGAGATAAAAAAAGAAATACCCTCATATTTCCAACATCTTAATATCCAGTTATGGTATGAAAAAGATGATTTAATCGGTTTTTCTGCTGTAAATAAACAACATTTAGAAATGTTATTCTTAAAACCAAATAAAACAGGTAAAGGATACGGTAAAGCTATTATTTATTCATTAATTAAAGACTTTGATATTAAGACAGTTGATGTAAATAAAGACAATAAAAATGCAACTAAATTCTATATAAATAATGGCTTTTTAATAGTAAATGAAACAGAAACAGATTCTTCTGGACGTCCATATCCTATACTGCATCTAAAGTTAATATAA
- a CDS encoding GNAT family N-acetyltransferase, which yields MAKITNEQIVIEIAPLKANDRSRWNVLARSYKAFYETELPDKSYDEVWECLLNEDEIFGLGAYLQGNLIGFTHFLFHRTIWMEKACYLQDLFVDETARGHGVARGLIKQVAEYACEHQASKLYWQTREDNTTARALYDKIAHHKGFIRYDYPLN from the coding sequence ATGGCAAAAATAACGAACGAACAAATTGTAATTGAAATAGCACCACTCAAAGCTAATGATCGTAGTCGATGGAATGTCTTGGCAAGGAGCTATAAAGCATTTTACGAAACAGAGCTCCCAGACAAGAGTTACGATGAGGTTTGGGAGTGCTTGTTAAATGAAGATGAAATTTTCGGTTTAGGAGCATACCTTCAAGGAAATTTGATCGGTTTTACCCACTTCCTATTTCATCGCACAATCTGGATGGAAAAAGCATGTTACTTACAAGACCTCTTCGTAGATGAAACTGCTCGCGGTCATGGTGTAGCTCGTGGACTAATTAAGCAGGTAGCTGAATATGCTTGCGAACATCAAGCTTCTAAGCTCTATTGGCAAACTCGCGAGGATAATACTACTGCTCGTGCTCTCTATGACAAGATAGCACATCATAAAGGTTTCATACGTTATGATTACCCACTAAATTAG
- a CDS encoding reverse transcriptase/maturase family protein yields the protein MRNPILVLNTLSSKAKIKGYQFERLYRNLYNPEFFLKAYGKIYAKTGNMTAGSDGKTIDGMSMERIERIIESLRNQTYSPVPAKRVYIPKSNGGKRPLGIPSFEDKLVQEVVRNLLEEIYESAFSPNSHGFRPRRSCHTALLQCKNTLTHTKWFVEGDIKGFFDNIDHHILINILRKRIKDEKFINLIWKFLKAGYLEDWKFHQTYSGTPQGGIISPILSNIYLNELDTYIEEYKASFDKGTKRAANKEYMKISKKIHELKKTLHNEWQNLTEENRFDYKKEIKNLYNLRGTMRRTVQNDPNFRRMQYVRYADDFLIGIIGSKQDAEKVKEDLTRYLKEKLNLELSQEKTLITHNKKKARFLGYDIMISQDESLKGGTFKGKKITRKSAKGKCYLSLPREKWINKLLSLGALRVSFGHIWKPIHRTYLSNLEDIEIISKYNSEIEGLYNYYRMAFNVSNLHSFYYVMKLSFLRTMAQKYKSSVGKMASKYRVHKDLGVKFETKQGVKIRLFYSKGFKYNLSVLRVEGMDFREQTAMYGGRTSLVERLLANKCEWCGAENVPIEVHHVRKIKDLKGKKLWEQNMIARRRKTMSLCKECHVDLHAGRLD from the coding sequence ATGAGAAATCCAATATTAGTGTTAAACACTCTATCTTCCAAAGCGAAAATAAAAGGATATCAATTTGAACGCTTGTATAGGAATCTATACAATCCTGAATTTTTTCTCAAAGCTTATGGGAAAATATATGCCAAAACAGGGAATATGACTGCTGGTTCTGATGGAAAGACAATTGATGGTATGAGCATGGAAAGAATTGAACGTATTATCGAGAGTCTAAGAAATCAAACCTATAGTCCAGTGCCTGCCAAACGTGTGTATATTCCCAAGAGTAACGGAGGAAAAAGACCCCTAGGAATTCCGTCTTTTGAAGATAAGCTCGTTCAAGAGGTAGTTAGAAACTTATTGGAAGAGATATATGAATCTGCTTTTTCACCCAATTCACATGGATTTAGACCAAGAAGAAGCTGTCACACAGCACTTCTACAATGTAAAAATACTTTAACACATACAAAGTGGTTTGTAGAAGGTGACATCAAAGGATTCTTTGATAATATTGACCACCATATTTTAATAAACATTCTTCGCAAAAGAATAAAGGACGAAAAGTTTATCAATCTAATATGGAAGTTCTTAAAAGCTGGCTATCTTGAGGATTGGAAATTTCACCAAACATACAGTGGAACCCCACAAGGTGGGATAATCAGCCCAATATTATCTAATATCTATTTAAACGAATTGGACACTTATATCGAGGAATATAAAGCTTCCTTCGATAAAGGAACCAAAAGAGCAGCTAATAAGGAGTACATGAAAATAAGCAAAAAAATACATGAACTCAAGAAAACACTTCACAACGAATGGCAAAATCTCACAGAAGAAAATAGGTTTGATTACAAAAAGGAAATCAAAAACCTGTACAACTTACGAGGTACTATGCGGAGAACGGTTCAGAATGACCCTAATTTCCGAAGAATGCAGTACGTAAGATATGCCGATGATTTCCTTATAGGAATTATAGGAAGTAAACAGGACGCCGAAAAGGTTAAGGAAGACCTAACAAGATATCTAAAGGAAAAGCTTAACTTAGAGCTATCACAAGAGAAAACCCTAATTACCCATAACAAGAAGAAAGCACGTTTCTTAGGATATGACATCATGATTTCGCAGGATGAATCCCTCAAAGGAGGTACTTTCAAGGGTAAGAAAATTACTCGCAAATCTGCAAAAGGTAAATGCTATCTCAGTCTACCTAGAGAGAAATGGATTAACAAATTATTATCTCTAGGTGCGCTTAGAGTGTCCTTCGGACATATCTGGAAGCCAATACACCGTACCTACTTAAGTAATCTTGAAGATATTGAAATAATTAGTAAGTACAACAGCGAAATTGAAGGACTATATAATTATTACAGAATGGCTTTCAATGTTAGCAATCTTCATAGCTTTTATTATGTAATGAAACTTAGCTTTCTTAGAACAATGGCCCAGAAATATAAGTCATCGGTTGGTAAAATGGCTAGTAAATACAGAGTTCACAAGGACTTGGGCGTAAAATTTGAAACCAAACAGGGTGTTAAAATCCGACTATTTTATAGTAAAGGTTTTAAATACAACCTATCCGTTTTAAGAGTAGAAGGAATGGATTTTAGAGAGCAAACAGCTATGTACGGTGGAAGGACTAGCTTAGTAGAGCGCCTACTTGCGAATAAATGTGAATGGTGCGGAGCTGAGAACGTTCCCATCGAAGTTCACCATGTGAGGAAAATAAAAGACCTTAAAGGCAAAAAGTTATGGGAGCAAAACATGATAGCGAGAAGAAGAAAAACCATGTCACTGTGTAAAGAGTGCCATGTAGACTTACACGCTGGAAGATTAGATTGA